A genome region from Arachis duranensis cultivar V14167 chromosome 8, aradu.V14167.gnm2.J7QH, whole genome shotgun sequence includes the following:
- the LOC107462532 gene encoding pentatricopeptide repeat-containing protein At2g35030, mitochondrial gives MKKLHYLSSLTLMQIRYHNTHIYQCFISGFPMLRNLAIRLKSTANLQLEMKQCNSFISCLCKEGKIDNARKVFDKISERDIGLWTTMISGYIKCGMIKEARKLFDRVDAKKNVVIWTAMVSGYIKSNMIKEAERLFHEMPVRNVVSWNTMMDGYAHNGQTQMALDLFRRMPERNVVSWNTIITALARCGRIEEAQMLFDQMVERDVVSWTTMVAGLAKNGRIDDARTLFDVMPVRNVVSWNAMVTGYAQNGRLNEALELFERMPERDMPSWNTVITGLIQNGELNRAEKLFHEMPQKNVITWTAMMTGYVQNGLSEEALKMFNKMQSHDWLKPNTGTFVTVLGACIDLAGLAEGQQIHQLISKTIFQENTYVVSALINMYSKCGELRTARKMFDGGLLSQRDLISWNGMIAAYAHHGCGKEAINLFNEMQDQGFQANDVTFVGLLTACSHAGLVEEGLKYFDKLLKNRSIEVREEHYACLVDLCGRAGRLKEAFDIIERLGEDSSISVWGALLAGCNVHGNEIIGNLVAKKILKIEPENAGTYLSLSNMYASVGKWKEAANVRMKMKDKGLKKQPGCSWIGVGNTVQIFVVGDKSHSQFELLGGLLLDLHNKMRRAGDMPDDDVLVGVEFL, from the coding sequence ATGAAGAAGCTACACTATTTGTCGTCATTGACTTTGATGCAAATTCGTTATCACAATACACACATTTACCAATGCTTCATAAGTGGCTTTCCAATGCTGAGAAACCTTGCAATTAGGCTGAAATCCACGGCTAATCTTCAGTTGGAAATGAAACAATGCAATTCTTTCATTTCATGCCTTTGCAAGGAAGGGAAAATCGACAATGCACGCAaggtatttgataaaatttctGAAAGGGACATTGGTTTGTGGACCACAATGATAAGTGGGTACATCAAGTGTGGCATGATCAAGGAGGCTAGAAAGTTGTTTGACAGAGTGGATGCAAAGAAGAATGTTGTCATTTGGACTGCTATGGTTAGCGGTTACATAAAGTCCAATATGATCAAGGAAGCTGAGAGGCTGTTTCATGAGATGCCTGTGAGGAATGTTGTGTCTTGGAATACTATGATGGATGGGTATGCACATAATGGGCAGACACAAATGGCTTTGGACTTGTTTAGGAGGATGCCAGAGAGGAACGTGGTTTCCTGGAATACAATCATAACAGCTTTGGCTCGATGTGGGAGGATTGAGGAAGCACAGATGCTTTTTGATCAGATGGTGGAAAGAGATGTTGTTTCATGGACTACCATGGTTGCAGGATTGGCTAAGAATGGGAGAATTGATGATGCTCGGACACTCTTTGATGTGATGCCTGTTCGAAATGTGGTTTCATGGAATGCAATGGTCACAGGTTATGCACAAAACGGAAGATTGAATGAGGCTTTAGAGTTGTTCGAAAGGATGCCTGAGAGAGACATGCCTTCATGGAATACGGTGATCACTGGTTTAATTCAGAATGGGGAGTTGAATAGGGCAGAAAAGTTGTTCCATGAGATGCCACAAAAGAATGTGATTACCTGGACTGCAATGATGACGGGCTATGTGCAGAATGGCCTAAGTGAAGAAGCACTGAAAATGTTTAACAAAATGCAATCTCATGATTGGTTAAAACCCAACACTGGAACCTTTGTGACAGTGTTAGGTGCTTGCATTGACTTAGCTGGTCTTGCTGAGGGGCAACAAATTCATCAATTGATAAGTAAAACTATTTTTCAGGAAAACACATACGTGGTATCAGCACTGATAAATATGTACTCAAAATGTGGAGAGCTGCGTACTGCTAGGAAGATGTTTGATGGTGGGCTATTAAGCCAAAGGGATTTGATATCATGGAATGGTATGATTGCTGCTTATGCACACCACGGATGTGGCAAGGAAGCAATTAACCTATTTAATGAAATGCAAGATCAAGGTTTCCAAGCTAACGATGTCACCTTTGTTGGACTTCTCACTGCTTGCAGTCATGCTGGTTTAGTTGAGGAGGGGCTTAAATACTTTGACAAGCTTTTGAAAAACAGGTCTATAGAAGTCAGGGAAGAACACTACGCATGTTTAGTTGATCTTTGTGGACGAGCAGGAAGGCTGAAAGAAGCTTTCGATATCATTGAGAGACTTGGGGAAGATTCATCAATTTCTGTATGGGGAGCGCTCCTTGCTGGATGCAATGTACATGGGAATGAAATTATTGGGAATCTTGTAgctaagaaaattttgaaaattgaaccAGAGAACGCAGGCACTTATTTATCACTTTCCAATATGTATGCTTCCGTAGGGAAATGGAAAGAAGCTGCCAATGTTAGGATGAAAATGAAGGACAAGGGGCTAAAGAAGCAGCCGGGTTGTAGTTGGATTGGAGTTGGCAATACAGTGCAAATATTTGTAGTTGGTGATAAGTCCCATTCTCAATTTGAGCTACTTGGGGGTTTACTTCTTGATCTACATAACAAAATGAGAAGGGCTGGAGATATGCCAGATGATGATGTATTAGTTGGTGTAGAGTTCTTATAG